The DNA sequence GATTTGGGAGAGTTCATCGAAATCCTGCCGCCGATGAAGCGGGTGAGCGAGAACTGGTACCTGGGCACCGCCGACGCCGTGTACCAGAACATTTACTCGATCGGTGCGGAGCAGCCCAAGCACGTGATCATCCTGGCGGGCGATCACATCTACAAGATGAACTACGAGCGCATGCTGCGCCAGCACCTGGATTCAGGCGCGGACGTGACGCTGGCCACCATCCTGATCGATCCCGAAGAAACCGCGCGCCTGGGCGTGGTGGACGTGGACCGGGAGGGCCGCATTGTCGGCTTCTTGGAAAAGCCGAAGCAAACCGACATTCGCAGCCCCTATAACCCGCGCATGGTTTCGGGGTCGATGGGCGTGTACCTTTTCAATACCGACGTACTGATCCCGGTGCTGCTGAAGGACGCCGAGGACCCCAGTTCGTCGCACGACTTCGGCCACGACATCCTACCCAAGATGATGGAAGACTACCGGGTGTACTCGTTCAACTTCATCGACGAGAACAAGAAAGAAGCGCTCTACTGGCGGGACGTGGGGACGCTGGAGGCCTACTACGAAGCAAACATGGACCTGGTGGCGGTCTCGCCGGTGTTCAACCTGTACGACGCCAGCTGGCCGATTCGCACCCACCAGCGGCAGTACCCGCCGGCAAAGTTCGTTTTTTCCGACCCCAACCGTTTAGGCGCGGCCTTCGACTCCATCGTGTCGTCGGGCTCGATCGTCTCCGGCGGGACGGTACGCAACAGCGTGATGTCCCCCGACGTGCGGGTGAATTCCTACAGCGAAGTGGATTCCAGCATTATCTTCAGCCACGTGAATATCGGCCGCCATTGCCGGATCCGGCGCTCCATCATCGATCGCGACGTGCACATCCCCGAGGGCACTATCATCGGTTACGACACCGAGGCGGACCGGCAGCGGTACTTCGTCACTGAGAGCGGAATCACGGTGGTCACGCGCGACTACTCCCTGTTCGAGAGCCCGGTGACGGTGGATTACTTTACGTCGGAATAACGATCGGCATCCGCGATCAGCTTGGGGACACACGCGCCCTCGCGCTTGCGATTCGAATCCCTATCACATGACGTTTTCGAGCGCATGCCCTTGATCGTCGGGCCTAGTGCGGCCACGGGACCAGGTCGGGCGAGGATCCCTTCGGCAGCGGCGTGCGCGCGGTGTTGAGCACCATGGCGAGGGCGGTGTAGTAGCCATTCACGCCGATCATGTCCATGACCGTTTGCTCGCCAAACCTGGCCAGAGCGCGCTGGTAGGTGGCGTCGCTGACGCTTTGGTTGCGGTGGAGTTCGATGGAGAACTCGTACACCAGGTCCTCGTCTTCCGACATTGCAGCGGGGCGACGCCCATCTGCAACCGCCTTCACGATTTCGGGATTGAGCCCGGCTTTGAGGGCAATGGGCGCATGCGTTGCCCATTCGTAGTTCTGCGTCCATTGCCGGGCGGTGATGAGGATGACGAACTCGTTTAGCTTTGGCGGCAAAGTGCTCTTGTAACGCAAGTAGTCGCCAAATTCCTTAAATCTCAACATCACTTGCGGGCTGCGCAG is a window from the Terriglobales bacterium genome containing:
- the glgC gene encoding glucose-1-phosphate adenylyltransferase — encoded protein: MKDTLGVLLAGGAGERLYPLTRDRAKPAVTFGGIYRIIDITLSNCINSDLRKVYILTQYKALSLNRHIREGWNIVARDLGEFIEILPPMKRVSENWYLGTADAVYQNIYSIGAEQPKHVIILAGDHIYKMNYERMLRQHLDSGADVTLATILIDPEETARLGVVDVDREGRIVGFLEKPKQTDIRSPYNPRMVSGSMGVYLFNTDVLIPVLLKDAEDPSSSHDFGHDILPKMMEDYRVYSFNFIDENKKEALYWRDVGTLEAYYEANMDLVAVSPVFNLYDASWPIRTHQRQYPPAKFVFSDPNRLGAAFDSIVSSGSIVSGGTVRNSVMSPDVRVNSYSEVDSSIIFSHVNIGRHCRIRRSIIDRDVHIPEGTIIGYDTEADRQRYFVTESGITVVTRDYSLFESPVTVDYFTSE
- a CDS encoding carboxymuconolactone decarboxylase family protein, which codes for MKISVLLLSMTLAITAVAQDRMPEIPPEKMTPEQKKAAEEFLATRHTPVFGPFVPLLRSPQVMLRFKEFGDYLRYKSTLPPKLNEFVILITARQWTQNYEWATHAPIALKAGLNPEIVKAVADGRRPAAMSEDEDLVYEFSIELHRNQSVSDATYQRALARFGEQTVMDMIGVNGYYTALAMVLNTARTPLPKGSSPDLVPWPH